The genomic region CCATCCGCCAGGTGCTGGCCACCCATCGCCACGGCGAATCGGTGACCCTGACGGTGCTCCGCAACGGCAGCCTGGTGGACCTGGACTTCCCCGTGGCCGAAATGCCCCGGCTACGCTGGGGGAAGAACCGGTGACCGCCAGGGCCCGGCTCATTGCGGCGGCAGAAGAGCAGGGCAGGCACTGGGTCGTGCTGGAGGACATGGGCGACGCCGGCCCGGGGGAACTTAGCCGCCTGGAGCTCCACATCCCGTCGGGAGTGGCGGTGGAAGTGCGCCGGGCCGGGGAGGACGAGCCCCAGGGCTTCCACAGCCGCTGCTACTTCATCAACCGCCGCACCGGCGAGGAGTTGTCCTGCGGCAGCCGGATCCTCCACCGGGCGGGTTTCGCCTCGGCGGCGGAACTGGAGGCCGGCCTGCCGGCCATCCGCCGGGACATCGAAAACCGCTTCGCCGGCATGGTGCGCATCTACGAAGAGAACCGCCGCCGGGCGCAACTGCGGGAACAGCGGGCCCAGCGGGCCCGGGAGGCTTGAGGGCCTGCGGCCCCGGGGCGGCTCGCGTTGACATTGACTTTCATTTGCAGATAGAGTGGAGATACTGTAACCATTCTTAACGAAGTGGGAATATTGCGAACGGGAGGTGGGACTCACCGTGAGCGAGGAAATCCTGGAACTAGTAGGCGAGTATAAATACGGCTTCCGGGACCCCGACGAAGGCTACGCCTACAAGGGCCCCAAGGGCCTGGATGAAAAAGTCGTCGAAGAGATTTCCTATCTTAAGGGCGAGCCCGAATGGATGCGGAAGATCCGGCTCCACGCCCTCTCCGTCTTCCAGAAGAAGCCCATGCCCACGTGGGGCGCGGACCTGAGCAGCTTGAATTTTGACGACATTCACTACTACATGCGTCCTACCGACAAGCAGGGGCGCAGCTGGGACGAGGTGCCCGACTACATCAAGGAAACCTTCGAGCGCCTCGGCATCCCCGAAGCTGAACGGAAGTTCCTGGCCGGCGTTTCGGCTCAGTACGAGTCCGAGGTGGTCTACCAGAGCCTGAAGAAGGAACTGGAAGAGCAGGGTGTCATCTTCACCGACACAGACACCGCCGTCCGGGAGCATCCCGAGCTGGTCCGCAAGTACTTTGCCACGGTAGTGCCTACGGAAGACAACAAGTTTGCCGCATTGAACACCGCCGTATGGTCCGGCGGCTCCTTCATCTACGTGCCGCCGGGAGTGCAGGTGGACATTCCCCTGCAGGCCTACTTCCGCATCAACGTGGAGAACATGGGCCAGTTCGAGCGGACCCTCATCATCGCCGACGAGGGGTCTTTCGTGCACTACGTGGAAGGCTGCACGGCGCCCATCTACGCCACCGACTCCCTCCACAGCGCCGTGGTGGAGCTGGTGGCCCTGAAGGGGTCGCGCATCCGGTACACCACCATCCAAAACTGGTCCAACAACGTCTACAACCTGGTGACCAAGCGGGCGGTGGCCCACGAGGACGCCACCGTGGAATGGGTCGACGCCAACATCGGCTCCAAGGTCACCATGAAGTACCCGGCGGTGTACATGGTGGGCCGGGGCGCCCGGGCCGACGTGCTGTCCATCGCCTTCGCCGGCAAGGGCCAGCACCAGGACGCCGGGGCCAAGGTGGTCCACGTGGCTCCCGACACCCGGTCCAAGATCGTGTCCAAGTCCATCTCCAAGGACGGCGGCCGCGCCACCTACCGGGGCCTGGTGAAGGTCTACAAGGGCGCCGTCAACTCCGCCTCCCGGGTGGAGTGCGACGCCCTCATGTTCGGCGCCGACTCCCGCTCCGACACCTATCCCTACATCGAGGTGGATGAGCAGCGGGGCGTCACCGTGGAGCACGAAGCCAGCGTCTCCAAGGTGGGCGAGGAGCAGTTGTTCTACCTGATGAGCCGCGGCCTGAACATGGACGAGGCCATGGCCTTGGTGGTCAACGGCTTCATCGAGCCCTTCACCAAGGAGCTGCCCATGGAGTACGCCGTGGAGATGAACCGCCTGATCCAACTGGAAATGGAAGGTTCGGTCGGGTAACCACCGAGCCTCGGCAGACGGAAACAGGAAGGGAGCGCCGGGGTCCGCCTTGGCGCTCCCTTTTGACAAGGAGACGTGATGGGGTTGGCCTTTGTGAGGGTGGCCGCCGTGGAGGACGTTCCGCCCGGCACTTCCGCCTGCTTCCAAGTGGAAGGCAGGCGGGTGGCGGTGTTCCACCTGGAGGACGGGTTTTACGCCATCGATGATATTTGCAGTCACGACGAAGCATCACTATCGGCAGGGGAAATCATGAACGGTACGGTTTCCTGTCCCCGCCACGGCGCCAAGTTCGACATCGCCACCGGCCGTGCCCTGACCCTGCCGGCGGTCCTGCCTGTGGATACATTCCAGGTCAAGGTGGAGGACGGCAGCGTTTTCGTGGATGTGTCGTAATACCCCGGGAGAGGTCACGGGGAGAAGACGGGGAGGCGACATTCCTTGGCAGTATCCGGTGATGATCTCCGGCGGGTCATGGCCAAGTTCGCCACCGGCATCACGGTGGTGCTGGCCCGGGACCCGGAGAATCACGACAACATTTTCGGCATGACGGTCAACTCCTTTACTTCTGTATCCTTGAACCCTCCTCAGGTGCTGGTGTGCG from Sphingobacteriaceae bacterium harbors:
- the sufB gene encoding Fe-S cluster assembly protein SufB, encoding MSEEILELVGEYKYGFRDPDEGYAYKGPKGLDEKVVEEISYLKGEPEWMRKIRLHALSVFQKKPMPTWGADLSSLNFDDIHYYMRPTDKQGRSWDEVPDYIKETFERLGIPEAERKFLAGVSAQYESEVVYQSLKKELEEQGVIFTDTDTAVREHPELVRKYFATVVPTEDNKFAALNTAVWSGGSFIYVPPGVQVDIPLQAYFRINVENMGQFERTLIIADEGSFVHYVEGCTAPIYATDSLHSAVVELVALKGSRIRYTTIQNWSNNVYNLVTKRAVAHEDATVEWVDANIGSKVTMKYPAVYMVGRGARADVLSIAFAGKGQHQDAGAKVVHVAPDTRSKIVSKSISKDGGRATYRGLVKVYKGAVNSASRVECDALMFGADSRSDTYPYIEVDEQRGVTVEHEASVSKVGEEQLFYLMSRGLNMDEAMALVVNGFIEPFTKELPMEYAVEMNRLIQLEMEGSVG
- a CDS encoding non-heme iron oxygenase ferredoxin subunit; the encoded protein is MRVAAVEDVPPGTSACFQVEGRRVAVFHLEDGFYAIDDICSHDEASLSAGEIMNGTVSCPRHGAKFDIATGRALTLPAVLPVDTFQVKVEDGSVFVDVS